Proteins from a genomic interval of Salinarchaeum sp. Harcht-Bsk1:
- a CDS encoding polymer-forming cytoskeletal protein: protein MFADRRIFVLLTAALLVLVPVVGAVGVVTGQDTTRVDEGGTYSGGTVVIEGPIDGDVRVFAGTVIIQGDVDGDVQAFAGTVQVQGTISGNLQAAAGTVVVDGSVRGDVSVAAGTLAIDGSVGGNVRSASGTTQLGERSVVLGDLEYTGDLERLEGSRVLGSVDQRVALQIGPVLVPPLWGWFVTVFAMLAHAALGAVLLLAFPEYSRSVVDRIESDPLVTGAAGLGVFVGVPIVLVLLLLTIVGIPVSIAGLVIFGIVCWIGLVYGRFAVGYVLVRRAGRDSPWLGLGVGLVGVGVLTQLPYVGGLVQFVTLLLGLGALGVSGARELRRRRGEIDSDAEPTAADETAS, encoded by the coding sequence GTGTTCGCCGATCGCAGGATCTTCGTCCTTCTCACAGCCGCGCTGCTCGTGCTCGTCCCGGTCGTCGGCGCCGTCGGCGTCGTCACCGGTCAGGACACGACGCGCGTCGACGAGGGGGGCACCTACTCCGGCGGGACCGTCGTCATCGAGGGTCCGATCGACGGCGACGTGCGGGTGTTCGCGGGGACGGTCATCATCCAGGGAGACGTCGACGGCGACGTGCAGGCGTTCGCTGGTACGGTGCAGGTCCAGGGGACGATTTCGGGCAATCTGCAGGCGGCTGCCGGCACTGTGGTCGTCGACGGCTCGGTTCGCGGCGACGTCTCCGTCGCCGCAGGGACGCTGGCGATCGACGGGAGCGTCGGGGGCAACGTCCGTTCGGCCTCCGGGACGACCCAGCTCGGCGAGCGATCCGTCGTCCTCGGCGATCTGGAGTACACGGGCGATCTGGAGCGACTCGAGGGGTCGCGCGTGCTCGGATCGGTCGACCAGCGGGTCGCCCTCCAGATCGGCCCAGTGCTCGTGCCCCCGCTCTGGGGCTGGTTCGTGACGGTCTTCGCGATGCTCGCCCACGCAGCACTCGGCGCGGTGTTGCTCCTGGCGTTCCCGGAGTACAGCAGGTCCGTGGTGGATCGGATCGAATCCGACCCACTCGTCACCGGGGCTGCTGGGCTGGGTGTGTTCGTTGGCGTCCCGATCGTGCTCGTGCTCCTGTTGCTCACGATCGTGGGGATCCCCGTCTCGATTGCGGGGCTGGTCATCTTCGGGATCGTCTGCTGGATCGGACTCGTGTACGGCCGGTTCGCGGTCGGGTACGTGCTCGTCAGGCGGGCCGGCCGCGACTCGCCGTGGCTCGGCCTGGGCGTGGGACTTGTCGGCGTCGGGGTGCTCACGCAACTGCCCTACGTCGGTGGACTCGTTCAGTTCGTGACCTTGTTACTCGGGCTGGGAGCACTCGGCGTGAGCGGTGCTCGCGAACTGCGACGGCGACGCGGGGAAATCGACTCAGATGCAGAGCCCACCGCTGCCGACGAAACCGCGTCGTAG
- a CDS encoding ABC transporter ATP-binding protein, whose product MTEPLLEVRDLEKYFFERDTYVDRIMGSDPVSIKAVDGISFDVHEGETLGLVGESGCGKSTTGETLLGLQEPTGGTVRFDGDDVFSLSRSGMRTFRRNAQVVFQDPFSSLDPRMTVGAIVRQPLEVHGVGTLAEQRERVHDLLERVGLSADQYDRYPHEFSGGQRQRIGIARALALEPEFLVLDEPTSALDVSVQAQILNLLSDLQDEFDLTYLLISHDLSVIRHICDRVAVMYLGELVEVGPVGEIFESPRHPYTQALLESVPRASTDERDRDVETLSGDVPSPRNPPSGCRFRTRCPDVIPPDALDVEQAEYRQIMDVRERIESEDVDLDSVWDYVADGPPSSFGSIRSYLDRSGDGTDDYRDQHVDAFVDRLETRLVDVDLSAPHDRTVREAFRELCYGDWDEAAAVLADDYESICETVTPVLQDGADHPVACHLYDQPPVEDGRSTGARPDVGSADSVDAENASSD is encoded by the coding sequence ATGACTGAACCACTGCTCGAAGTTCGCGACCTCGAGAAGTACTTCTTCGAGCGCGACACCTACGTCGACCGTATCATGGGGTCGGATCCGGTGTCGATCAAAGCAGTCGACGGGATCAGCTTCGACGTCCACGAGGGCGAAACGCTCGGTCTCGTCGGCGAATCGGGCTGTGGCAAGTCCACGACCGGCGAGACGCTGCTCGGGCTTCAGGAGCCCACCGGCGGCACCGTGCGATTCGACGGGGACGACGTGTTCTCGCTCTCTCGGAGCGGGATGCGGACGTTCCGCCGAAACGCGCAGGTGGTGTTCCAGGATCCGTTCTCGAGTCTGGATCCACGGATGACCGTCGGTGCGATCGTCCGGCAACCGCTGGAGGTCCACGGCGTTGGAACGCTGGCCGAGCAACGTGAGCGAGTCCACGACCTGCTCGAGCGCGTCGGCCTGAGCGCCGACCAGTACGACCGCTACCCCCACGAGTTCTCCGGTGGCCAGCGCCAGCGGATCGGAATCGCGCGAGCACTCGCGCTCGAACCGGAGTTCCTCGTGCTCGACGAGCCGACGAGTGCGCTGGACGTCTCGGTACAGGCCCAGATCCTCAACTTGCTCTCGGACCTGCAGGACGAGTTCGACCTCACCTATCTGCTGATCTCCCACGACCTCTCCGTTATTCGCCACATCTGCGATCGCGTCGCGGTGATGTATCTCGGCGAACTTGTGGAGGTCGGTCCGGTCGGTGAGATCTTCGAGTCGCCACGACACCCCTACACGCAGGCGCTGCTGGAGAGCGTGCCGCGGGCCTCGACGGACGAGCGAGATCGCGACGTCGAAACGCTATCCGGCGACGTCCCGTCACCGCGCAATCCGCCCAGCGGCTGCCGGTTCAGGACGCGGTGTCCCGACGTCATCCCACCCGACGCGCTCGACGTCGAACAGGCGGAGTACCGACAGATCATGGACGTCCGGGAGCGCATCGAATCCGAGGACGTCGACCTGGATTCGGTCTGGGACTACGTCGCGGATGGGCCCCCGTCGTCGTTCGGATCGATCAGGTCGTACCTCGACAGGTCCGGCGACGGGACGGACGACTATCGCGACCAGCACGTGGACGCGTTCGTCGACCGCCTGGAAACGCGACTCGTGGACGTCGATCTGTCCGCACCGCACGACCGTACGGTGCGTGAGGCGTTCCGCGAACTCTGCTACGGCGACTGGGACGAGGCTGCGGCGGTGCTCGCTGACGACTACGAGAGCATCTGTGAGACCGTCACGCCGGTGTTGCAGGACGGCGCCGATCACCCCGTCGCGTGTCACCTCTACGACCAGCCACCGGTCGAGGACGGCCGATCGACGGGCGCGAGACCCGATGTCGGATCTGCCGATTCGGTTGACGCGGAGAACGCCAGTTCGGATTGA